The nucleotide window GGGTCGACCACGCCGGCCGGGGAGCCGGAGCCGGGGTGGGCACGCAGCTGCAGGAGGACGACGACGGCGACCGCCACGAGCAGTAGGTCGGCCCCGGACCGCACGAGCAGGCCACGGCGTCCCCGGCGGACGGCGGCGCCGCCGTGCACCGGGGCGAGCGCCGGCAGGACGAGCACCGCGGTGAGCAGCAGCGCGCCGACGGCCACGGCGACCACCAGCGGCCAGCTCACGCCGACCGGGCCGCCCAGCCCCGCGGCGGACAGCCGGGGCACCGAGGTGAGCGCCCGGAAGAGCAACAGCGACAGCGGCACGGCCACGACCGTCGTGACGACGGCCAGCGCCCCCGCCTCGGCCGCCGCCCGGCCCGCCAGCTGCCCGCGTCCCGCGCCGCGGGCGGTGAGCAGCACGCTCTCCGCGGCCCGCCGGCCGGTGACCAGCCGGGCGGCCAGCCCCAGCGCCGTCCCGGCCAGGGCGAGCCCGACCAGCGCGACGACCAGGACTCCGGACCCGGTCACCGCCTGCTGCGTCCGCGTCCGGGCCAGGGTGCGGGCGAGCGGGACGTCGACCCGGGCCGAGGCGTCCGCACCCGTCAGGGCGTCGGGCAGCGTCGTCCGGAGGACGGCCATGCCGCGGTCGGCGCTGTCGAGCCCGGCGGCCGAGGCGTGTGCGACGTCCGGGGAGGCGACCACCCGCACCTGGTCCAGCCCGCCACCGGTCGGGGCGGCGCCGCGGCCGAGCAGGGTGTCCGCCGCGACCACCACGGGCCCGAAGGCCGGCCGGGTGCTCCGCCGCCACACGCCGAACTCCAGCGCCGGGTCGTACCCGGCGCCGCCGAGCAGGTCCCGCTGCCACCCGGGGTCGGCCGTCTCGGGCGCGAAGGTGCCCACCAGCACGACGGTCACCCCGGGCGCCGTCGGACCCTCGCCCGGGCCCAGGGTGAGCTCGTCGCCCGGGCCGACGCCGAGCAGGTCGGCCGCCGGTCCCGGGAGCACCGCCTCCCACGGGCCGGCACCGGGAGCGACCTCCGGCCAGCGGCCGGTGAGCAGCTCGGCGTGGGCGGGCAGGTCGCTGATGCCGGCCACGTAGCCCAGCCGGTCCGCCGCGCCGTCGCCGGCGTCCAGGGCGCGCACGGTCGAGGTGGTCCAGGTCGACAGCGGGGACGGCAGCGGGGCCAGCGCCTGCGTCAGCGCGGCCGCCGCGGCGTCCGCCGCCCCGGCCGCGTCGGCCGGCACCTCCCCGACCACCACCTCGGCGGTCAGCTCCGCGGCCGGGGTCGCCCGCAGCTGCGCCGCCCGCGCCCGGTCCTGGCCGGTGGTGAGCAGCAGCGTGCACGTGCCCAGCACGACCGCACCGGCGACGACGACGGCCAGGACCGCGGCCAGCAGGCCCCGCTGGGCGAGCGACCGGCGGGCGACCGGACCGACCGACGGGGTCACCCGCGGCCCACGCCGGCGACCACGCGGCCGTCGGTCACGTGCACGACCCGGTCGGCGAGGGCGACCATCACCGGGTCGTGCGTGGAGACGACCGCGGTCATCCCCTCGGCCTCGACGACCGCGCGGATCAGCGCCATCACCGCCAGCCCGGTCTCGCTGTCCAGCTGTCCGGTGGGCTCGTCGGCGATCAGCAGCCGCGGCGAGCCGGCCAGCGCCCGCGCGATCGCGACCCGCTGCTGCTGCCCGCCGGACATCTCCCCCGGTCGCTGCCCCGCCGCCTGCCCCAGCCCGACCAGCTCCAGCAGCAGCTGCACGCGCTTCTCGCGGTCGGCGACCGGCAGCCCGCGCAGCCGCAGCGGGACACCGACGTTCTCCGCGGCCGACAGCACCGGCACCAGCCCGAAGGTCTGGAAGACGTAGGCCACGACGTCCCGGCGCAGCCGCACCAGCCCGTCGTCGTCCAGCGCGGTGACCTCGGTGCCGGCGACGTGCACGGTGCCGGAGTCGGGGCGGTCCAGCCCGCCGAGGACGTTGAGCAGCGTGGTCTTGCCCGAGCCGGAGCGCCCGACGAGGGCCACGAGCTCGCCGGGCGCGACGGTGAGGGAGACGTCGCGCAGCGCGTGCACGGCGGCCGGCCCGCTGCCGTAGGTGCGGTGCACGCCCCGCACCTCGACCATCGGCACCTCCACCGGGACCCCCGTCACCGCGGGCCTGCGTCCGGGCGCACCGAGACGGCGTCGGCCTCCAGCGCGAGCCGGACCCGGCGGGTGAGGTCGAGGGCGGCGCGGTAGTCGGCGGGTATCTGCACCCGGCCGGCGCGGTCCATCACCGCGTACTCCTCGGCGACGACGGCCGAGCCGCCGTCGGCGGCCACCTCGGTGCGCCGCAGCACCTCGCTGGAGGTGCGCCCGTCCCGGATCGCCACCGTGCGCTCCACCTGCCCGGACACCGTCGGGTCGTGGGTGACCACCACGACGGTGGCCCCCAGCTCCCGGTTGGCCGCCCGCAGCGCCTCGAAGACCTGCTGGGACGTCGCGGTGTCCAGCTCGCCCGTCGGCTCGTCGGCGAGCACCAGCCGCGGCGCGTTGGCCAGCGCGACGGCGATGGCCACCCGCTGCTGCTCGCCACCGGACAGCTGCCCGGGCCGCCGGCCGGCGCAGTGCCCCACACCGACCAGGTCGAGCAGCTCGGCGACCCGGGCGGACCGGCCGCGGCGGGGTGCGCCGGCCAGGGCCAGCGGCAGGCCGACGTTCTGCGCGGCGGTCAGGTACGGCACCAGGTTGCGCGCCGTCTGCTGCCAGACGAAGCCGACCGTGCTGCGCCGGTAGGCGACCTGGTCGCGGCGGGTCATCGCCGTGAGGTCCCACTCCCCCACCCGGACGCGCCCGGCGGTGGGTGCGTCGAGGCCGGACAGGACGGCGAGCAGCGTCGACTTCCCCGACCCGGAGGCCCCGACGACGGCGACCATCTCCCCGGCGTCGACCAGCAGGTCCAGCCCCTGCAGCGCCTGGACCTCGATCGAGCCGGTCTGGTGGATGCGGACGAGGTTGTCGCAGACGACGAGGGCGTCGCGGCCGAACTCCGCCGCCCGGGGCGCCGCCGCGCCGAGGGCCGGCAGGACGTCCTGACCGGCCCCGCCCCCCGGCACCGTGCTGCCGCCCACCGTGCCGCCCTGCGCCATCCGGCCCTCCGTCCGCCCGGCTCTGGGCGGCCATGTCGCTGCACGCTGCAACGGCTGCGGATGTTAGCGCGCTCACACCCCCGACCTGCACGTCCTCCACCGCGCCACGGAGACTGGGCCGGTGGCTCCCCGACGTTGCCCGTGCGGCACCGGCCTGACGTACGACGGGTGCTGCGGCCGCCTGCACGACGGGACGGCGACCGCCGGCACGGCCGAGCAGCTCATGCGCTCGCGGTACAGCGCCTTCGCCGTCGGCGACCCGGCGTACCTGCTGGCCACCTGGCACTCCTCGACCCGCCCCGGCCGGCTGGAGCTCGACCCCGACGTGCGCTGGACCGGGCTGGAGGTGCTGGGCACCACGGGCGGGTCGCTGCTGGCCGCCGAGGGCACGGTGGCGTTCCGTGCCTCCCGGCTGGACGACGGCGTGCCCGGGGTCCAGGCGGAGGACAGCCGGTTCGTCCGCGAGGGCGGCCGCTGGGTCTACCTGGACGGCGTCCCGCTGCGCTGAGGTTCCACGTGGAACGACCCCGCCGGGCCCGCTGCGGCGGGAGCTGCTTGGGTGGGTGCCCCGACGCCGTGCCACCGAGCCCAGGAGGCCCCGATGCCCCACCTGCTGCACCTCGACTCGTCCGCGGACCCGCGGCGCTCGGCGTCCCGGGAGGTCACCGCGGCCTTCCTGCGCGGCTGGCGGGACCGGGGACCGGACTTCACCGTCACCTCCCGCGACCTGCAGGCCGACCCGCCGCCGCACCTGCCCGACGCCGCCCTGCACTGGGCGCCCCGGCTGCGCACCGCCGGTGAGGTCGTCGACCCCGCCGCCGAGGCCCGGCAGCAGCGCTACCTCGACGAGCTGCTCGCCGCCGACGTCCTGCTGGTCGGCGCCCCGATGTACAACTGGTCGCTGCCCTCGACGCTGAAGGCCTGGGTCGACCACGTGCACGTGCTGGGCACGACCGTGCCGTTCGGCGACTTCGAGGCCCGCCCGCTGGCCGGCCGGGCCGCCGTCGTCGTCTCCAGCCGGGGCGCCAGCTACGACGCCGGGGGCGAGCAGGCCAGCTGGGACCACACCGTGCCGCCGCTGGAGCTGGTGCTGGGCCGCTCGTTCGGGATGACCGTCTCGGTGATCACCCTGCAGCTCACCCTCGCCGACCGGGTACCGGCGATGGCCGACCTGCGCGGCCGCGCCGCCGCTGAGGCCGACGCCGCGCGCGCCTTCGCCGAGGAGCTCGCCGAGCGGATCGGCTGACCGGTCCCCCGCCCGGGCGACGCCCGGGCGGGGGTTCGCCGTCCCGACGGGGACCCGCCAGGCGGGCGCCACCCCGCGGACACCTCCCGCGCCCACCCTGGGGACCGTCCGGGCCTCGTCCAGGGGCTCCCCGACACCCGAGGTGTCGACGTGACCACTGCCCCGCCCCAGGCACGGACCCACGCACGGACCAGCACCCGGCCGCGGGCGCTGCCCACCTCCCCCTGCACCCCGGCGTGTGCCGCCGACCCCGGCCCCACCGTGGACGCCGCCACCCGCCGCCGCCGCGCGCTGCGCCTGGCCGGCGCCCTGGCCGGGGTGGCCGTCGCCGCGCTGCGGGCCCCGCTGGCCGGCACGCGGGGCCGCCGCCGGCTGCTCACCTGCGCCTCGGCCCGGGTGCTCACCGCGGCCGGCGTGCGGGTCGCGGTCACCTCGTCCCCGGTGGCCTGGCCGCGCACCGGCGCCAACCGCGGGCCCGGCCTGCTGGTGGTCAGCAACTCCGTCTCCTGGGTCGACGACCTGGCCCTGCTCACCGTCGTCCCCGGGCTGCCGGTGGCCACGACCGGGCTGGGCGGCCGGCCGGTGCTCGGCGGGCTGCTCCGCCGGGCCGGCGCCGTGCTGGTCGACCCCGCCCGGCCGCGCTCGCTGCCGGTCGCGGTCGGGCAGGTCGCCGACGCGCTGCGGGGTGGCGCGACGGTGAGCGTGCACCCGGAGGGCGCGACGTCCTGCGGGGTCGAGCTGGGCCGCTTCTCCCCCGCCTTCCTGCAGGCCGCGGTGGACGCCGCCGCCCCCGTCTGCCCGGTCGCGATCCGGTACCGCGTCGACGGCGGGGCCGGCACCGCGGTGGCCGGGCAGCCGGCCGGCGAGCCGTTCCTGCGCAGCCTGGCCCGGGTGCTCGCCGCCCGCGGGCTGGTCGTCGAGGTGCACCTGCTGCCCGCCCTCGACCCCGCCGGCGCCGACCGCCACGAGCTCGCCGCCCTGGCCGAGTACGCCGTCGCCGCGGTCACCGAGGCCCGTCCGCCGCTGGTGGCCGCGCACCCCCGCCGTCCGCGGGTGCCGGCGCCGGTGCAGCTCCACCGGGGGACCGTGCGTGCTGCGTGAGGGGTCGGTCCCGATCGCGCTGACCACCGGCATGCGCGTGGTCGTGGTGGCCGAGACCTTCCTGCCCGCGGTCAACGGGGTGGTCAACTCGGTGCTGCGGCTGGTCGACCACCTCGCGGTGCGCGGGCACGACCCGGTGGTGCTGGCCCCGTCGGGCAGCAGCTACGAGTCCCGCTGCGGAGCGCGGATCGAGGTGGTGACGGTGCCCTCGATGCGGCTGCCGCGGTACCGCCAGCTCCCCCTGGCCCGCCCGGCCGGCGACCTGACCGAGGTGCTGCGCCGGCTGGCGCCCGACGTCGTCCACCTGGCGTCACCGGCGGTGCTCGGGCTGGCCGCGGCCCGGGCCGCCCGGGGCCTCGGGGTGCCGTCGGTCGCGGTCTTCCAGACCGACCTGGCCGCCTTCGCCCAGCGCTACCGGTTGCCCGGCGGGCCCGCGGCCGCCTGGCGGTACCTGCGCACCGTGCACGGGACGGCGGACCTCACCCTCGCGCCGTCCTCGGCGACCGCCGTCCAGCTGGCCCGGCACGGCATCGGCCCGGTCGCGCTGTGGGCCCGCGGCGTGGACCTCGAGCAGTTCTCCCCGGACCACCGCGACGAGGCACTGCGCGCCGAGCTCGCCCCCGGCGGGGAGCTGCTGGTGGGCGTGGTCGCCCGGCTGGCGGTGGAGAAGCGGCTGGAGCTGCTCGCCCCGCTCAGCGAGCTGCCCGGGGTGCGGCTCGTCGTGGTGGGCGACGGCCCGCAGCGCCGGGCGCTGGCCCGGGCGATGCCGCGGGCGCGGTTCCTCGGCCAGCTCGGCGGCGCGGAGCTGGGCGCCGTGGTGGCCTCCCTGGACCTGTTCGTGCACCCGGGCGCCGACGAGACGTTCTGCCAGGCGGTGCAGGAGGCCCTGGCCGCCGGCGTGCCGGCCGTGGTGGCGGCCTCCGGCGGCCCGCTGGACCTGGTGCGGCACCGGGAGAACGGCTGGCTGTGGGCCGGCGACGACCCGCAGGTGCTGGCTGCGATGGTCGCGGCCCTGCGCGAGGACCGGACGGCCCTGCAGGCCGCGGCCGCGGCCGCTCGCCCGTCGGTGGCCGGCCGCACCTGGGGCCGGGTCGGCGACGAGCTGATCGGGCACCTGCAGCGGCTGCGCACCGGCGCGCCGGTGACCGCGACACGCTGAGGGAGTTCACCGAGACTTCACCGGCTGCGGGGAACGCCGGTGGTTGCGCTGGGGAACCGTGCTGCGCATGGACCTCGAGCTGGTCACGCTGGTCGGGCTGATCGCCCTCGCGCTGCTCTTCGACTACACCAACGGCTTCCACGACGCGGCCAACGCCATCGCCACCGTCGTCGCCACCCGGGTCCTGAAGCCCCGCTGGGCGGTGCTGTGGGCGGCGGGGTGGAACTTCGTCGCCTTCTTCCTGGTCGGCACCGCGGTGGCCAACACGGTCGGGGGCACCGTCGACCTCGAGTACTTCGGGCCGGCCGTCGTCTTCTCCGCGCTCCTCGGCGCGGTGGTCTGGAACTTCACCTCCTGGCACCTGGGGCTGCCCACGTCGTCCTCGCACGCGCTGGTCGGCGGGCTGGTGGGCGCCGGGATGACTGCTGGCGGCATCTCCGCGATCAAGGGCGAGAGCGTGTCGAAGACGGCGATGTTCATCGTCGTCTCTCCCATCGCCGGGCTGGTCATCGGCTCGGTCGTGATGGCGCTGCTGGGCGTGCTGCTGCGCCGGGCCGACGTCGAGCGCACGGAGCGCCGCTTCCGCGGGCTGCAGCTCGTCTCCTCCGCCGCGGTGTCGCTGGCCCACGGTGGCAACGACGCGCAGAAGACGATGGGCGTGATCGCCGCGCTGCTGGTCAGCACCGGGCACCTGCAGGCCGCTGCCGACGGCAAGCTGCCCATCCCGGACTGGGTCGCGCTGGCGGCCTACGCCGCCATCGCGGCCGGCACGATGTCCGGTGGCTGGCGGCTGGTGCGCACCATGGGGTCGAGCATCACCCAGCTGCGCCCGGTGAGCGGGTTCGCCGCCGAGACCAGCGCCGCCATCGCCCTCTTCGGCTCCACCGCGCTGGGCGCACCGGTGTCCACCACGCACACGGTGGCCGGCGCGGTCACCGGCGTGGGCGCGACCAACCGCGGGGCGACGGTGAACTGGAGGGTCTTCGGCCACCTGGCCATCGCCTGGATCGTCACGCTGCCCGCCGCCGCGGTCGTCGCCGCCGTCGCCTACCTGCTGACCACCGCCCCGCCCACCGCCGTCTCCGCGGTGGTCATGACCGTCGTCATGGTCGGGCTGGCCGCGGCCCTGTTCCGCGCCGTCCGGCAGGCGCCGAGGGCCTCCGACGCGGTCCCCGACGACGGCCAGGAGCACGACGTGCCGCTGCGCGTGGGCGCGGGCTCGGTCATCGACTCCCGCGGGGTGCCCGCCAGCCGGGAGGTCCTCGAGCACGGCGGCAGCCTGGAGGAGGCGGAGGCCGCCGCGCGCAGGCAGGATCGCAGTCAGCAGCCCCTCTGATGCACGGAGACCCAGTGACCCAGCACGTGCGCCACAGCGTCCCCGAGGGCACGCCGTCCCCCGTCCTCGACCTGTCGGAGTGGCGGCTCAACGCCCTGCCCGACGAGAACTCCGACGAGGACTGGGACGACGACCGCGAGCTGTTCGACCCCCAGGGCAACCGGGTCGACACCTGGCGCGAGGGCTACCCCTACAGCGAGCGGATGCACCGCCGCGAGTACGAGATCGAGAAGCGCAAGCTGCAGATCGAGCTGCTCAGGCTGCAGGGCTGGGTCAAGGACACCGGCCAGAAGCTGGTGGTGGTGTTCGAGGGCCGCGACGCCGCGGGCAAGGGCGGCACGATCAAGCGCTTCACCGAGCACCTGAACCCGCGCGGCACCCGCACGATCGCACTCGACAAGCCCAACGAGCGCGAGCGGACGCAGTGGTACTTCCAGCGCTACGTGCAGCACCTGCCGGCCGCGGGCGAGATCGTCATGTTCGACCGCTCCTGGTACAACCGCGCCGGCGTCGAGCGGGTGATGGGCTACTGCACGGCCGACGAGTACCTGCTGTTCATGCGCCAGGCGCCGGAGTTCGAGCGGATGCTCGTCGACAGCGGCATCCAGCTGGTCAAGTTCTGGTTCTCGGTGACCCGGGGTGAGCAGCGCAGCCGGTTCATCGTGCGGCAGATCGACCCGGTGCGGCAGTGGAAGCTCTCCCCCACCGACCTGGCCAGCCTGGACAAGTGGGACGCCTACACCGACGCGAAGGAGGCGATGTTCGTGCACACCGACACCGAGCACGCCCCGTGGACGGTGATCAAGAGCAACGACAAGAAGCGCGCCCGGCTGGCCGCCCTGCGCCACGTGCTGGCCCGCTTCGACTACGACGGCAAGGACCACGACGCCGTCGGCGTCCCCGACCCGCTGATCGTGGGGGCGGCCGCCGACGTGATCGAGGAGGAGGTCGTCGCGCCGGCGATGCCCCGGCCCGGCGACCACGCGCCCTTCGCCGAGGCCTGACCCGCGGGTCACCGGCCGGGGTCGGGAACGGCGCGGGCCTTCGCAGCCCGCGCCGCGTGATCGCTCGGTCCGGCACAGTGTCCTGAGCCGCCGTGGCTGAGATGGTCGGGTCAGAGACATCCGCGTGTCCGTTGGGCAGACAGCACAGCGCCCGCCCCGGTGGACCGGGGCGGGCGCTGTGTGCGGTGCGGGGTGGGTCAGCGGTTGTCGTTCCGACCCAGGGCGTCCTTGGCCTTGTCGGCCAGGCTGCGGTCGTCACCGGTGGTGCCGGCGTTGCGGCCGGTGGTGATGCCGTCGGTGTCGACCTGCTCCTTGCGGACCGTGTCGGTGACCTGCTGCTGCTCGGTCACCGTCTCGGTGCCCAGGCGCACGCGCTCGACCGGCACGGCCTCCTTGGCGACCACGGGCTGCTCGGCGTGGAGCACGACCTCGTGCTCCTCCTCCGAGATGGCGGGGCCGTCATAGGCGGCGCCGCGGTTGGCGTCGGTGATCGGCTCGCGCTGGATCGTGACCTCCTCGTGCGACACGGGGACGGTCTGCGTGACGTTCTCGGTCACGACGTACTTGCGGAGCCGCGCACGGCCGGCCTCGACACGCTGGGTGCCGACGTTGAGGCGCTCCTCGGACAGCGTCATCGCGTCGTCCGTGGTGGGGCCGGAGGTGTCGTGGCCCACGGTGCCGTGCTGGTTGGTCTCCTGGAAGCCCGCGGTGCGGTCGGTGTCGATGCCCGCGGTACCGGTGGTGCGGTCGCGGTCGGTGTCGATGCCCGAGGTGCCGGCGAAGCCGGAGGTGTTCGACGTCGTGGTGTCCGTCGTCGTGGTGGTCGTCGAGTCGCTGAGGGAGTAGTGCCGGTAGAGGGCGCTCTCCTCCTCCGGCGACAGGTGACCGTCCTGGTCGATCTTCGGGGCGTCCTTGACGGCGGCCTTGCTCACCGGGACGCGCACGCCGTTGCCGGTCAGGTCGGCGTCACGCAGGGGGACGAAGGTCTCCTTGGAGCCGAACAGGCCGGTCTTGACCGTGACCCACTCCGGGTTGCCGGACTGGTCGTCGAGGAAGACCTCGGAGGCGGTGCCGATCTTGTCGCCGTCGTTGTCGTAGACGTCTGCGCCGATGACGCGGTCGAGCATGTCAGTGCCGATCATGGGGGCTGCTCCTCAGCTCGGGGGACGGTGTTGCTCATGACGCTCTGTGCCCGTCAGACGGATCCGGAAACAGCCAGTTCATGATCAACACGGGCCGTGCTAGGGCGTGTCGTCCGCACGTGCGGTCACGCTGGGTAGATCTGGGCTGGTCAACGCGGGCTTCCTGCGACTGACGCGCCGGGCACGGACCGCCTCGGACACGCCGCGGAGTCGGCCACCCGGACGGTGTCCGGGCGTGTCGTCCAGGAACCGGCCCGGACGGCGAAGAGCATGGGGGACGTGCCTCCCCGTTCGCAGTACGACGACCTGGTCCACCCGCGCACGCAGAAGAAGCCCTCCCCGCAGGTCGAGGCGGAGAAGGACCTCGTCGTCGAGGACCCCAGCAGCGGGTTCGTCGGCGCGGTCGTGCGGTGCGAGAAGGACGTCGTCCACCTCGAGGACCGCTTCGGGAAGGTGCGCGCCTACCCGCTCGGGCCCGGCTTCTGGGTCGACGGGCGGCCGGTCGTGCTCGTGCGTCCCAAGGTGAACACCATCTCCGGCCCGCAGCGCAGCGCCTCGGGCTCGACGTACGTCGTCGGCGCGCGGGCCCGGGTCGCCCGCGAGGGCCGCATCTACGTCGAGGGCAAGCACGACGCCGAGCTGGTGGAGAAGGTCTGGGGCCACGACCTGCGCATCGAGGGCGTCGTCGTGGAGCCGCTGCACGGCGTCGACGACCTGCCGGGCATCGTGCGCGACTTCAAGCCCCAGTCGGGACGGCGCCTGGGCGTGCTCGTCGACCACCTGGTGACCGGCTCCAAGGAGACCCGCATCGCCCAGCAGGTCACCGGTGCCCACTCGCTCGTGGTCGGGCACCCGTTCATCGACATCTGGCAGGCCGTGAAGCCCTCCGTCGTCGGCATCAAGGCGTGGCCGACGGTGCCGAAGGGCGAGGACTGGAAGACCGGGGTCTGCCGGCGCCTGGGCTGGGAGGACGACACCGGCTACGTCTGGGCGCAGCGGATCCTCGCCCGGGTCAACCAGTGGACCGACCTGGAGCCGGTGCTCATCGGCCGCGTCGAGGAGCTCATCGACTTCGTCACCGAGGACTGACGGAGCACGCTCTTGTTCTCACCACCCGCGAGTTCGCGGCCGGCCCCGCAGGAGGGCGGCTGAGCGAGCTGTGCGGCCAGTGCCCGGTCCGGCCGCCGACTGGGCACCAGGCGCACAGTGCTCGAGGACGGCACCCCGCCTGAGCCCACCTCCCCCGACCACGACAGCGGCCGCCGTCCGTGAGGACGACGGCCGCGACGTGACCGGGTGTGCGGAGTGGATCCGTCGGCGTCACGCCACCGGATCCACTCCGTCACATCACTCGGGGATGTAGTTGAACGTGTCCGGGTCGGGGCCGGTGCGCTCGTTGCGGTCGAGGGCGGTGATCTCGCGCAGGTCGTCCTCGCTGAGCTCGAAGTCGAAGATGGCGAAGTTCTCCTCGACGCGGCTGCGGGTGACCGACTTCGGGAAGACGATGTCGCCGCGCTGGACGTGCCAGCGCAGCGTGACCTGCGAGGCGGTCTTGCCGTAGCGCTCGGCCACCCGCAGGATCGCCGGGTCGTCGAGGACCTTGCCCTGGGCGATGGGCGACCAGGCCTCGGTGGCGATCTGGTGCTGGGCGTTGAACGCGCGCAGCTCGTCCTGGGCGAGGTAGGGGTGCACCTCGATCTGGTTCACCGCCGGGACGACCTCGGTCTCGCCGTGCAGCTTGCGCAGGTGGTGGGCCTGGAAGTTCGAGACGCCGATCGACTTGGCGCGGCCGGAGCGGTAGATCTCCTCCATGGCCTTCCAGGTCTCGACGTAGTCGACGTCGATGCCCGGCAGCGGCCAGTGGATGAGGAACAGGTCGACGTCGTCGAAGCCGAGGGCCTCCAGCGTGCCGTCGAAGGCGCGCAGCGCGTCGTCGTGGGCGTGGAAGCCGTTGTTGAGCTTGGAGGTGATGAAGACCTCCTCGCGCGGGACCCCGGAGTTGCGGATGCCCTCGCCGACGCCCTTCTCGTTGCCGTACATCTCGGCGGTGTCGATGTGCCGGTAGCCGACCTCGAGGGCCGTCTGCACCGCCTGCGCGGTCTCCTCCGGCTTGACCTGGTAGACGCCGAAGCCCAGCTGGGGGATCTCGACGCCGTTGTTCAGGGTGATGGTGGGCACGGTGGCCATGGAGCTCTTCTTCCTGTCGACTGCGTGCGGTGCGGCGGCGCGCAGACACCCGGAGGTGGCACGCCGACCTGCAGGGCACCTACCCGCGGGAGACGGTTGCTACCCGCGAGCCATCTCACGCGCCGTCTTGGAGTCCCAGGGCGCGGAAAACGCAGCGCTGGGACTCCATCACCGCCGATCAGAGCTGGGCGGCGACCATCGGCTCGAGAGTGAGCTCGGGGTTGCGCTGCTGCAGCGTGCGCAGGTCCCACTTGTCCATGAACAGCGCCAGCAGCTCCCCGTCCTCGCGCTGGAGCACCTCGACACCGCGGGCGGCGGCGACGGCCGGCGCGGACGCGGCGTCCGTGCGCACCGCGATCGTGTACGGCAGGTTGTCCAGGGACACGGGCGCCCCGAACTCCTGCTCCATCCGGTGGACGGCGACCTCGAACTGCATCGGCCCGACGACGGCGAGCACCGGCGAGGCGTCCCCGCGGCGGTCCGAGCGCAGCACCTGGGCCACGCCCTCGGAGTTCAGCTGGCCGATGCCGCGGCGGAACTGCTTGAACTTGGCGGTGTCCTTGCCGCGCACCACCGCGAAGTGCTCGGGGGCGAAGGTGGTCAGCGGCGGGTAGGTCACCTTGGCGTCGG belongs to Modestobacter sp. L9-4 and includes:
- a CDS encoding inorganic phosphate transporter translates to MDLELVTLVGLIALALLFDYTNGFHDAANAIATVVATRVLKPRWAVLWAAGWNFVAFFLVGTAVANTVGGTVDLEYFGPAVVFSALLGAVVWNFTSWHLGLPTSSSHALVGGLVGAGMTAGGISAIKGESVSKTAMFIVVSPIAGLVIGSVVMALLGVLLRRADVERTERRFRGLQLVSSAAVSLAHGGNDAQKTMGVIAALLVSTGHLQAAADGKLPIPDWVALAAYAAIAAGTMSGGWRLVRTMGSSITQLRPVSGFAAETSAAIALFGSTALGAPVSTTHTVAGAVTGVGATNRGATVNWRVFGHLAIAWIVTLPAAAVVAAVAYLLTTAPPTAVSAVVMTVVMVGLAAALFRAVRQAPRASDAVPDDGQEHDVPLRVGAGSVIDSRGVPASREVLEHGGSLEEAEAAARRQDRSQQPL
- a CDS encoding YchJ family protein, with protein sequence MAPRRCPCGTGLTYDGCCGRLHDGTATAGTAEQLMRSRYSAFAVGDPAYLLATWHSSTRPGRLELDPDVRWTGLEVLGTTGGSLLAAEGTVAFRASRLDDGVPGVQAEDSRFVREGGRWVYLDGVPLR
- the ppk2 gene encoding polyphosphate kinase 2, which translates into the protein MTQHVRHSVPEGTPSPVLDLSEWRLNALPDENSDEDWDDDRELFDPQGNRVDTWREGYPYSERMHRREYEIEKRKLQIELLRLQGWVKDTGQKLVVVFEGRDAAGKGGTIKRFTEHLNPRGTRTIALDKPNERERTQWYFQRYVQHLPAAGEIVMFDRSWYNRAGVERVMGYCTADEYLLFMRQAPEFERMLVDSGIQLVKFWFSVTRGEQRSRFIVRQIDPVRQWKLSPTDLASLDKWDAYTDAKEAMFVHTDTEHAPWTVIKSNDKKRARLAALRHVLARFDYDGKDHDAVGVPDPLIVGAAADVIEEEVVAPAMPRPGDHAPFAEA
- a CDS encoding ABC transporter ATP-binding protein, which codes for MTGVPVEVPMVEVRGVHRTYGSGPAAVHALRDVSLTVAPGELVALVGRSGSGKTTLLNVLGGLDRPDSGTVHVAGTEVTALDDDGLVRLRRDVVAYVFQTFGLVPVLSAAENVGVPLRLRGLPVADREKRVQLLLELVGLGQAAGQRPGEMSGGQQQRVAIARALAGSPRLLIADEPTGQLDSETGLAVMALIRAVVEAEGMTAVVSTHDPVMVALADRVVHVTDGRVVAGVGRG
- a CDS encoding glycosyltransferase family 1 protein, whose protein sequence is MLREGSVPIALTTGMRVVVVAETFLPAVNGVVNSVLRLVDHLAVRGHDPVVLAPSGSSYESRCGARIEVVTVPSMRLPRYRQLPLARPAGDLTEVLRRLAPDVVHLASPAVLGLAAARAARGLGVPSVAVFQTDLAAFAQRYRLPGGPAAAWRYLRTVHGTADLTLAPSSATAVQLARHGIGPVALWARGVDLEQFSPDHRDEALRAELAPGGELLVGVVARLAVEKRLELLAPLSELPGVRLVVVGDGPQRRALARAMPRARFLGQLGGAELGAVVASLDLFVHPGADETFCQAVQEALAAGVPAVVAASGGPLDLVRHRENGWLWAGDDPQVLAAMVAALREDRTALQAAAAAARPSVAGRTWGRVGDELIGHLQRLRTGAPVTATR
- a CDS encoding ABC transporter ATP-binding protein, translating into MAQGGTVGGSTVPGGGAGQDVLPALGAAAPRAAEFGRDALVVCDNLVRIHQTGSIEVQALQGLDLLVDAGEMVAVVGASGSGKSTLLAVLSGLDAPTAGRVRVGEWDLTAMTRRDQVAYRRSTVGFVWQQTARNLVPYLTAAQNVGLPLALAGAPRRGRSARVAELLDLVGVGHCAGRRPGQLSGGEQQRVAIAVALANAPRLVLADEPTGELDTATSQQVFEALRAANRELGATVVVVTHDPTVSGQVERTVAIRDGRTSSEVLRRTEVAADGGSAVVAEEYAVMDRAGRVQIPADYRAALDLTRRVRLALEADAVSVRPDAGPR
- a CDS encoding FMN-dependent NADH-azoreductase — its product is MPHLLHLDSSADPRRSASREVTAAFLRGWRDRGPDFTVTSRDLQADPPPHLPDAALHWAPRLRTAGEVVDPAAEARQQRYLDELLAADVLLVGAPMYNWSLPSTLKAWVDHVHVLGTTVPFGDFEARPLAGRAAVVVSSRGASYDAGGEQASWDHTVPPLELVLGRSFGMTVSVITLQLTLADRVPAMADLRGRAAAEADAARAFAEELAERIG
- a CDS encoding 1-acyl-sn-glycerol-3-phosphate acyltransferase gives rise to the protein MTTAPPQARTHARTSTRPRALPTSPCTPACAADPGPTVDAATRRRRALRLAGALAGVAVAALRAPLAGTRGRRRLLTCASARVLTAAGVRVAVTSSPVAWPRTGANRGPGLLVVSNSVSWVDDLALLTVVPGLPVATTGLGGRPVLGGLLRRAGAVLVDPARPRSLPVAVGQVADALRGGATVSVHPEGATSCGVELGRFSPAFLQAAVDAAAPVCPVAIRYRVDGGAGTAVAGQPAGEPFLRSLARVLAARGLVVEVHLLPALDPAGADRHELAALAEYAVAAVTEARPPLVAAHPRRPRVPAPVQLHRGTVRAA